From the genome of Pseudomonas helvetica:
ACAATCAGCGGGCTTAACCAGATATCCGGGTTCAACTGATAGCGCAGAATCACGATGACAAACACCGGAAACAACAGGTTCGCCGGGAACGCTGCGAGGAACTGGGCCAGCGGCTGGATTTTCTCCGCCAGATGCGGGCGCAAGCCGATCATCACGCCCAGCGGGACCCAGATCAGCGAGGCCACCAGAATCAACAAAGCCACCCGCAGCAGGGTGATGGTGCCCAGACCGATCACATGCCAAAGTTCGCCCAGCGTCACCTCGCTGCCAACGTAAATCACGATGTGATACAGCGCGTACAGGGTCATTAGCGCAATCGCCGAGCCCCAGACCCAATCGATAACTCTTGAAACCGTCGGACTGGCCTGAACGGCCACCGCTTTGGAACGTGGCAGGCTCAGGCGCATGTTGGTGATGCGCACGATAACCCGGATAAAAGGTCGCAACAGGCGCTGAACGACGCGGGTTCGCTGGATCAGATTCAGTACCCAGGACTCGGGAGCCCCGGCCTGTGAAGCCGTGTTTTCCATCCGGAACTTGTCCGCCCAGGCTACCAGAGGCCGGAACAGGAACTGGTCGTAAATCAGGATGACCACAATCATCGCCAGAATGACGTAACCCACGGCGTGCATGTCGCGTTGTTCGATAGCGGTCGCCAGATAGGAGCCGACGCCCGGCAAGGTGATGGTCTTGTCTCCCACGGTGATCGCTTCCGAGGCCACCACGAAGAACCAGCCACCGGACATGCTCATCATCATGTTCCAGACCAGGCCCGGAATGGCGAACGGCACATCGAGTTTCCAGAACTTTTGCCAGCCGGAAAGCTGCAGGTTGCTGGACACCTCTTCCAGATCCCGAGGCACCGTACGCAGCGACTGGTAGAAGCTGAACGTCATGTTCCAGGCCTGGCTGGTGAAAATGGCAAAGATCGCTGCGCACTCCGCGCCCAGCACACGCCCTGGAAACAGCAGCAGGAAAAATGTCACGGTGAACGAGATATAGCCAAGCACCGGCACCGATTGCAGGATATCCAGCACCGGCACCAGCAGCTTCTCTGCCCGCCGGCTCTTGGCCGCCAACGTGCCGTAGACCAACGTGAAAATCAGCGCCGCCACCATGGCCGCGAGCATGCGCAATGTCGTGCGGATTGCATATTCAGGCAGGTCGCTCGGGTCCAGTGAAATGACCTGCGTCTGCAACGTCGAAATTGGAGCCCAGGTCTCGCGCGCACCAATCGAGAAAAACAGCAAGAAGCCAATCACCAACGGCATGGCGATCAGGTCCCATCGGTTGGGAAGCAATCGTTGTGCCGTGGCCGGTATGTAATGACGCAATACCTTATTCATGTTCAGTGATTCCAGTAGCGTTCTGGAGGTGATCGTTGACCACCGATCAACAGGTTCTAGAGCAACCGCGCACAGAACGGCTCAACAAGCAGTTGAAGTACAGCTAAGTACACTCTAGCGGGGTAATAAAACGACGGAGGGAGGCCACACAAACGAACGCTACGGGGCGATGCAGAAAATGGTTCAGTGGCTCAGAACTCCGGGGATCCGAACACACCATTTACCCTCTGCGCCTCACTCGGCATCTCAATGGGTGGCCCGCCGAGAATCGGCAGGATCCATGGCTGGAGTCTCCTGAACGGGAGTGAAAAGGACATTTGGACAGGAAAAGCACGACGTCATCCGGCCGCAGATTTTGCCTGTGGCACACGCAACCGAGATCAATGCCGACGCGCTGCATTTCCGGGGCGGATTGTACGTTTCAAATTGTTACAGAAACATAAACTTGACGTATTTTTTACGTATTTGTGAATGGCCACCATCCCCTTGGCAGAATCGATGCCTATCGCCGCACTCCGACTCCACCGGCCATCTGGTAGCGAGCAGGGGGTTGGATGGGCTGTGTTGACTTTCCCTGCTCGGCCCGCCAAAATTTACAACTTGTTACATCTGAGGTCATTTTTCTTTGGACAGTCATTGTTGTAAATCGGAGAAATTCTCCGTAAACGCTCGGCACGACCTCAGCTAGATCCCCTTAGCCAACGTCTTGCCGAGAGCAGGACGTTGCGCGCATCAGTATCAAACTCCTTCGCGTAACTAAAACATCAAACCTGAGCGGGCGGATTTTTCTGTGCGCTTCTAATCCGTACGTGCGCCTCGCGTTCGCTGCGGTCACAGGTTTCTGACCCATCGCCTGCCTTCATTTGTGCAGTAGCGATTGTTTTAACGTGTTCGTACCACCAGGTACGTAA
Proteins encoded in this window:
- a CDS encoding ABC transporter permease subunit — its product is MNKVLRHYIPATAQRLLPNRWDLIAMPLVIGFLLFFSIGARETWAPISTLQTQVISLDPSDLPEYAIRTTLRMLAAMVAALIFTLVYGTLAAKSRRAEKLLVPVLDILQSVPVLGYISFTVTFFLLLFPGRVLGAECAAIFAIFTSQAWNMTFSFYQSLRTVPRDLEEVSSNLQLSGWQKFWKLDVPFAIPGLVWNMMMSMSGGWFFVVASEAITVGDKTITLPGVGSYLATAIEQRDMHAVGYVILAMIVVILIYDQFLFRPLVAWADKFRMENTASQAGAPESWVLNLIQRTRVVQRLLRPFIRVIVRITNMRLSLPRSKAVAVQASPTVSRVIDWVWGSAIALMTLYALYHIVIYVGSEVTLGELWHVIGLGTITLLRVALLILVASLIWVPLGVMIGLRPHLAEKIQPLAQFLAAFPANLLFPVFVIVILRYQLNPDIWLSPLIVLGTQWYILFNVIAGASAFPNDFREAATNFRIRGWQWWRKVMLPGIFPYYVTGAITASGGAWNASIVSEFVSWGQDKVVAHGLGAYIAQTTAAGDFPKITLGVVVMSFFVVAFNRVLWRPLYAVAENKLRLN